One window from the genome of Osmerus eperlanus chromosome 1, fOsmEpe2.1, whole genome shotgun sequence encodes:
- the capzb gene encoding F-actin-capping protein subunit beta isoform X2 — MNDQQLDCALDLMRRLPPQQIEKNLSDLIDLVPSLCEDLLSSVDQPLKIARDKVVGKDYLLCDYNRDGDSYRSPWSNKYEPPIDDGAMPSARLRKLEVEANNAFDQYRDLYFEGGVSSVYLWDLDHGFAGVILIKKAGDGSKKIKGCWDSIHVVEVQEKSSGRTAHYKLTSTVMLWLQTTKTGSGTMNLGGSLTRQMEKDETVGESSPHIANIGRLVEDMENKIRSTLNEIYFSKTKDIVNGLRSVQTLADKSKQEALKNDLMLALKRKQQS, encoded by the exons ATG aatgACCAGCAGCTGGACTGTGCCCTGGACTTGATGAGGCGTCTGCCTCCCCAGCAGATCGAGAAGAACCTAAGCGACCTCATTGACCTG gttccCAGTCTGTGCGAGgacctgctctcctctgtggACCAGCCCCTGAAGATCGCCCGTGACAAGGTGGTGGGTAAAGACTACCTGCTGTGTGACTACAACCGAGACGGAGACTCCTACAG ATCCCCGTGGAGTAATAAGTATGAACCTCCCATCGATGATGGCGCCATGCCCTCTGCTCGGCTCAGAAAACTGGAGGTGGAGGCCAACAATGCCTTTGACCAGTACAGAGACCT GTACTTCGAGGGTGGCGTGTCCTCTGTGTACCTCTGGGACTTGGATCACGGCTTTGCCGGGGTCATCCTCATCAAGAAGGCCGGAGACGGATCCAAGAAAATCAAGGGATGCTGGGACTCCATCCATGTGGTGGAGGTGCAG gagaagtCCAGTGGACGTACAGCTCACTATAAACTCACCTCCACTGTGATGCTGTGGCTCCAGACAACCAAGACTGGCTCCGGAACCATGAATCTCGGCGGCAGTCTTAcaagacag ATGGAGAAAGACGAGACTGTGGGAGAGTCCTCACCACACATCGCCAACATCGGCCGCCTGGTTGAG GATATGGAGAACAAGATCCGCTCCACTCTCAACGAGATCTACTTTTCGAAGACCAAGGACATTGTGAACGGCCTGAG GAGTGTTCAGACTCTGGCCGACAAGTCGAAGCAGGAGGCTCTCAAGAACGACCTGATGTTGGCGCTCAAGCGTAAACAGCAAAGCTAG
- the capzb gene encoding F-actin-capping protein subunit beta isoform X1, with product MNDQQLDCALDLMRRLPPQQIEKNLSDLIDLVPSLCEDLLSSVDQPLKIARDKVVGKDYLLCDYNRDGDSYRSPWSNKYEPPIDDGAMPSARLRKLEVEANNAFDQYRDLYFEGGVSSVYLWDLDHGFAGVILIKKAGDGSKKIKGCWDSIHVVEVQEKSSGRTAHYKLTSTVMLWLQTTKTGSGTMNLGGSLTRQMEKDETVGESSPHIANIGRLVEDMENKIRSTLNEIYFSKTKDIVNGLRSIDSLPDNQKYRQLQKELSQVLTQRQIFID from the exons ATG aatgACCAGCAGCTGGACTGTGCCCTGGACTTGATGAGGCGTCTGCCTCCCCAGCAGATCGAGAAGAACCTAAGCGACCTCATTGACCTG gttccCAGTCTGTGCGAGgacctgctctcctctgtggACCAGCCCCTGAAGATCGCCCGTGACAAGGTGGTGGGTAAAGACTACCTGCTGTGTGACTACAACCGAGACGGAGACTCCTACAG ATCCCCGTGGAGTAATAAGTATGAACCTCCCATCGATGATGGCGCCATGCCCTCTGCTCGGCTCAGAAAACTGGAGGTGGAGGCCAACAATGCCTTTGACCAGTACAGAGACCT GTACTTCGAGGGTGGCGTGTCCTCTGTGTACCTCTGGGACTTGGATCACGGCTTTGCCGGGGTCATCCTCATCAAGAAGGCCGGAGACGGATCCAAGAAAATCAAGGGATGCTGGGACTCCATCCATGTGGTGGAGGTGCAG gagaagtCCAGTGGACGTACAGCTCACTATAAACTCACCTCCACTGTGATGCTGTGGCTCCAGACAACCAAGACTGGCTCCGGAACCATGAATCTCGGCGGCAGTCTTAcaagacag ATGGAGAAAGACGAGACTGTGGGAGAGTCCTCACCACACATCGCCAACATCGGCCGCCTGGTTGAG GATATGGAGAACAAGATCCGCTCCACTCTCAACGAGATCTACTTTTCGAAGACCAAGGACATTGTGAACGGCCTGAG ATCTATTGACTCTTTGCCTGATAACCAAAAGTACCGGCAGCTCCAGAAGGAGCTGTCTCAGGTCCTCACCCAGCGCCAGATCTTCATAGACTAG